Proteins from a genomic interval of Trueperaceae bacterium:
- a CDS encoding MFS transporter, with amino-acid sequence MNQTTTAPLPASPRPAARKGAGFTARERNLTFAALLVVFLLGALDQTIVSTAMPRIIEHLGGLNLYTWVTTAYLLASTVMVPIYGKLSDDFGRKPILVVGVVIFLLGSALSGLAGEFGDLPLLGGGMTQLVAFRALQGLGGAALFSSAFAIIADMIPAAERGKYQGLFGGVFGLAAVLGPLVGGFFTDMGETSLLGMSIAGWRWVFYVNLPVGLLALFMIARIMPALPAAGRKGRLDLMGAALIVTTFVPMLLALTWAGTTYPWGSPVIVAMLAFSALSLLAFVLVEARVSDPMLPLDLFRIRVFTTANLASFVINVAFLGIVMFLPLFMQLVLGVSATNSGFTLLPLMSGMIVSSFLAGLLVTRTGRYKPIMLGGSVILLVGALLLTDISLDSTLFGLGWRMVIVGVGLGPAQSLFTLAVQNSVPFARMGVATSASQFFRQIGSVIGLAVFGTLLTMGVQREVPKYVPTVPGIDHAFDLNSLVGAGGEVGGAASGAVDLQAELRAAFEAVAGRVQAAAGGDVAAAESLAADATLPAAVREFAERAPHLGPAERAAQLPPVMSALQGHLQAVGEGFKRGIDQGFAVAIRLLFQVSFAILLLGSALIVFVPGLPLRKVAAMDVARGEA; translated from the coding sequence GTGAACCAGACCACCACCGCGCCGCTACCGGCCAGCCCGCGCCCCGCCGCCCGGAAGGGCGCCGGCTTCACGGCGCGCGAGCGGAACCTGACGTTCGCGGCGCTGCTCGTCGTGTTCCTGCTCGGGGCGCTCGACCAGACCATCGTCTCGACCGCCATGCCCCGCATCATCGAGCACCTCGGCGGCCTCAACCTCTACACGTGGGTGACCACCGCCTACCTGCTGGCGTCGACGGTGATGGTGCCCATCTACGGCAAGCTCTCCGACGACTTCGGACGCAAGCCCATCCTCGTCGTCGGCGTCGTCATCTTCCTGCTCGGCTCGGCGCTGAGCGGGCTGGCGGGCGAGTTCGGCGACCTCCCCCTCCTCGGCGGCGGCATGACGCAGCTCGTGGCGTTCCGGGCCCTGCAGGGGCTGGGAGGAGCGGCGCTCTTCTCCAGCGCCTTCGCCATCATCGCCGACATGATCCCGGCGGCCGAGAGGGGCAAGTACCAGGGGCTGTTCGGCGGCGTCTTCGGCCTCGCCGCTGTGCTTGGCCCGCTGGTCGGCGGCTTCTTCACGGACATGGGCGAGACCAGCCTCCTCGGCATGAGCATCGCCGGCTGGCGCTGGGTGTTCTACGTCAACCTGCCCGTCGGCCTGCTGGCGCTCTTCATGATCGCGCGCATCATGCCCGCTCTGCCCGCGGCCGGGCGCAAGGGGAGGCTGGACCTGATGGGGGCGGCGCTCATCGTCACCACCTTCGTGCCCATGCTCCTCGCCCTCACGTGGGCTGGCACCACCTACCCGTGGGGGTCGCCCGTCATCGTCGCCATGCTCGCCTTCTCGGCGCTGTCGCTCCTGGCGTTCGTGCTGGTGGAGGCCCGCGTGAGCGACCCGATGCTGCCGCTCGACCTCTTCCGCATCCGCGTGTTCACCACCGCCAACCTCGCGTCGTTCGTCATCAACGTGGCGTTCCTTGGGATCGTGATGTTCCTGCCGCTCTTCATGCAGCTCGTGCTGGGCGTGTCGGCCACCAACTCCGGGTTCACGCTGCTGCCGCTCATGAGCGGCATGATCGTGAGCTCGTTCCTGGCGGGGCTGCTCGTCACGAGGACCGGCCGCTACAAGCCGATCATGCTGGGTGGCTCCGTCATCCTGCTCGTGGGCGCGCTGCTCCTCACCGACATCAGCCTGGACTCCACGCTCTTCGGCCTCGGCTGGCGCATGGTGATCGTGGGCGTCGGCCTGGGGCCGGCGCAGAGCCTCTTCACCCTCGCCGTGCAGAACTCCGTGCCGTTCGCGCGGATGGGCGTGGCCACCAGCGCCAGCCAGTTCTTCAGGCAGATCGGCTCGGTCATCGGCCTCGCCGTGTTCGGCACGCTCCTCACCATGGGGGTGCAGCGCGAGGTCCCGAAGTACGTGCCTACCGTGCCCGGCATCGACCACGCCTTCGACCTCAACTCCCTCGTCGGCGCCGGCGGCGAGGTCGGCGGCGCGGCCTCCGGCGCGGTCGACCTGCAGGCCGAACTGCGGGCGGCCTTCGAGGCGGTGGCCGGACGCGTCCAGGCCGCCGCGGGGGGCGACGTCGCCGCGGCGGAGTCGCTGGCGGCCGACGCCACGCTACCGGCCGCGGTGCGCGAGTTCGCGGAGCGAGCGCCGCACCTGGGTCCCGCCGAGCGCGCCGCGCAGCTGCCGCCGGTCATGAGCGCCCTGCAGGGCCACCTCCAGGCGGTCGGGGAGGGCTTCAAGCGCGGCATCGACCAAGGGTTCGCGGTGGCCATCAGGCTGCTCTTCCAGGTCAGCTTCGCCATCTTGCTGCTCGGCTCCGCGCTCATCGTCTTCGTACCGGGGCTGCCCCTGCGCAAGGTGGCGGCGATGGACGTCGCTCGCGGCGAGGCCTGA
- a CDS encoding FAD-dependent oxidoreductase, whose protein sequence is MSSERSERFARLSRDGFDVLVVGGGATGTGIALEAASRGLKTALLERHDFSSGTSSRSTKLVHGGVRYLEQAVKHADRSQFHLVREALRERAILLRNAPHLAHPLALLTPIYGALELPYYFTGLKLYDMLAGRANLQPSRLVNRDQAMERFPMLKQTGLKGAVEYHDGQFDDARMNVTLALTAAREGALVLNYVGVTELTKAEGRVTGVVAQGALDGDPGPLEVRARVVVNATGPFVDELRRLDEPGTDPILETSSGIHIVLPSRFSPPGTGLLIPKTEDGRVLFLLPWLGHTLVGTTDNPAPVEEDPPASEADVEYILRHVRNYFDLPVERADVSAAWSGLRPLVQQDAVGRVGGEDVTHHGAKRPQGGGTARISRDHTILVSASGLVTVTGGKWTTYRRMAEDAVAVVVSHAELTPSRESVTAHLELVGAAGFVEDGGAPLAKEFGLAPDVAAHLARAYGDRAPAVARLAADGLGARLAPAHPYVEAEVVHARDHEFAHTADDVLRRRTRLGFLDEAAAEAARGRVEELLRP, encoded by the coding sequence ATGAGCAGTGAGCGCAGCGAGAGGTTCGCCCGGCTGAGCCGGGACGGTTTCGACGTCCTGGTGGTCGGCGGGGGAGCCACCGGCACGGGCATCGCGTTGGAGGCCGCCTCGCGCGGCCTGAAGACGGCGCTGCTGGAGCGGCACGACTTCTCGTCGGGCACCAGCAGCCGCAGCACCAAGCTCGTGCACGGCGGCGTGCGCTACCTCGAGCAGGCCGTGAAGCACGCCGACCGCTCGCAGTTCCACCTGGTGCGCGAAGCGCTGCGGGAGCGCGCCATCCTCCTGCGCAACGCCCCGCACCTCGCACACCCGCTGGCGCTCCTCACGCCCATCTACGGGGCGCTCGAGCTGCCCTACTACTTCACGGGCCTGAAGCTCTACGACATGCTGGCGGGCCGCGCCAACCTCCAACCGAGCCGCCTCGTCAACCGCGACCAGGCGATGGAGCGGTTCCCGATGCTCAAACAGACGGGCCTGAAGGGTGCCGTCGAGTACCACGACGGCCAGTTCGACGACGCCCGCATGAACGTCACGCTCGCCCTGACGGCGGCGCGCGAGGGCGCACTCGTCCTCAACTACGTGGGCGTGACGGAGCTGACGAAGGCCGAGGGGCGCGTGACGGGGGTCGTGGCGCAGGGGGCGCTCGACGGCGACCCGGGGCCGCTCGAGGTGCGGGCCCGCGTGGTGGTGAACGCGACCGGGCCGTTCGTCGACGAGCTGCGCCGCCTCGACGAGCCCGGCACCGATCCCATCCTGGAGACGAGCTCGGGCATCCACATCGTGCTGCCGTCCCGCTTCAGCCCGCCCGGCACGGGCCTACTCATCCCCAAGACCGAGGACGGCCGCGTGCTGTTCCTCCTCCCGTGGCTCGGGCACACGTTGGTTGGCACCACCGACAACCCCGCGCCGGTCGAAGAGGACCCGCCCGCGTCCGAAGCGGACGTCGAGTACATCCTGAGGCACGTGCGCAACTACTTCGACCTGCCGGTGGAGCGCGCGGACGTGTCGGCGGCCTGGTCGGGGTTGCGCCCCCTCGTGCAGCAGGACGCGGTCGGCAGGGTCGGCGGGGAGGACGTCACCCATCACGGCGCCAAGCGCCCCCAGGGGGGCGGGACGGCGCGCATCTCGCGCGATCACACGATCTTGGTGAGCGCCAGCGGGCTGGTGACCGTCACCGGCGGCAAGTGGACGACGTACCGGCGCATGGCGGAGGACGCCGTCGCCGTGGTCGTGAGCCACGCCGAACTGACGCCGTCTCGCGAGAGCGTGACGGCTCACCTCGAGCTCGTCGGCGCCGCCGGCTTCGTGGAGGACGGGGGCGCGCCGTTGGCTAAGGAGTTCGGCCTGGCGCCAGACGTGGCCGCCCACCTGGCGCGGGCGTACGGCGACCGGGCGCCCGCGGTGGCACGCCTGGCCGCCGACGGCTTGGGCGCGCGCCTCGCGCCGGCGCACCCGTATGTCGAGGCGGAGGTCGTGCACGCGCGCGACCACGAGTTCGCGCACACGGCGGACGACGTGTTGCGGCGGCGGACGCGTCTCGGTTTCCTCGACGAGGCCGCCGCCGAGGCCGCCAGGGGACGGGTGGAGGAACTCCTCCGCCCCTGA
- a CDS encoding TlpA family protein disulfide reductase, which yields MAVPKRRDRRLVWALVVGCLAATTAWFLLRPAPGHAKYLPDLTLERLEGGEVALGAAAGQPTVINLWATWCPPCRRELPMLAAAARANPGVRFYFADQGEDRGTVQAYLDERPELEIGGVLLDASSRLSEEFEAMGLPVTLFFDAAGGHVLTHVGEVTEVDMLNYLTDLKRGKL from the coding sequence GTGGCGGTTCCCAAGCGACGTGACCGGCGACTGGTGTGGGCTCTCGTGGTGGGCTGCCTTGCCGCCACCACCGCCTGGTTCCTGCTGCGGCCCGCGCCGGGTCACGCCAAGTACCTGCCGGACCTCACGCTCGAGCGCCTCGAGGGGGGCGAGGTGGCGCTCGGCGCGGCGGCCGGGCAACCCACCGTCATCAACCTGTGGGCCACCTGGTGCCCGCCCTGCAGGCGCGAGCTGCCCATGTTGGCGGCAGCCGCCCGCGCCAACCCCGGCGTACGCTTCTACTTCGCCGACCAGGGCGAGGACAGGGGCACGGTGCAGGCCTACCTCGACGAGCGGCCCGAGCTCGAGATCGGCGGCGTCCTGCTGGACGCGAGCAGCCGGCTCTCGGAGGAGTTCGAGGCGATGGGGTTGCCGGTGACGCTGTTCTTCGACGCGGCCGGCGGGCACGTCCTGACTCACGTTGGCGAGGTCACCGAGGTGGACATGCTCAACTACCTGACCGACCTCAAGCGGGGCAAGCTCTGA
- a CDS encoding thioesterase family protein, with amino-acid sequence MAPEVDPAAYFVRESATRFRPTVHVGGGWDPNEQHIAPAIGLLAHLVEADHAARRGDELGLTRLSCDILGTMPMTSVDVEVAVLRPGKTIELVEARLSQGGRAAVVARAWLAARYDTANVAGSAFAAMPPRDEMRSWGMAAAWPGGFVRSAQIWRRDLGKGRVQFWLRGDVALLEGESVSATAHMLRLVDVANGIAAREAPEEVLFPNLDLTAHLFRRPVGELTGLDTTASFGPTGAGLTQSVIHDEAGPLGTFAQTLTVRPRRP; translated from the coding sequence GTGGCGCCCGAGGTCGATCCCGCCGCCTACTTCGTGCGGGAGTCCGCCACGCGCTTCCGCCCCACCGTCCACGTGGGCGGGGGCTGGGATCCGAACGAGCAGCACATCGCGCCCGCCATCGGCCTCCTGGCCCACCTGGTGGAGGCCGATCACGCGGCCAGACGCGGCGACGAGCTTGGGCTGACGCGCCTGTCGTGCGACATCCTCGGCACCATGCCTATGACGAGCGTGGACGTCGAGGTCGCGGTGCTGCGGCCCGGTAAGACGATCGAGTTGGTCGAGGCCAGGTTGAGCCAGGGCGGCCGCGCGGCCGTCGTGGCGCGCGCCTGGCTGGCGGCGCGTTACGACACGGCGAACGTGGCCGGTTCGGCGTTCGCGGCAATGCCGCCCCGCGACGAGATGCGGAGCTGGGGCATGGCCGCCGCCTGGCCGGGCGGCTTCGTGCGCTCGGCGCAGATCTGGCGCCGCGACCTCGGCAAGGGGCGGGTGCAGTTCTGGCTGCGCGGCGACGTGGCGTTGCTGGAAGGGGAGAGCGTGAGCGCGACGGCGCACATGCTCAGGCTCGTCGACGTCGCCAACGGCATCGCGGCGCGCGAGGCGCCCGAGGAGGTCCTCTTCCCCAACCTCGACCTCACGGCTCACCTCTTCAGGCGACCGGTCGGCGAGCTCACGGGCCTCGACACGACCGCGTCGTTCGGGCCCACCGGTGCCGGACTGACGCAGAGCGTCATCCACGACGAGGCCGGCCCGCTCGGTACCTTCGCTCAGACGCTGACGGTGAGGCCCCGCCGGCCTTGA
- a CDS encoding ABC transporter permease subunit — translation MNTTVKVMKYAFFDLLRSRWMLIYTLFFLAATGGLLYFGDDAAQAALSSLNLVLLVIPLVSLMLGMNHYYYTRDFVQLILTQPVSRPSVFVGQYAGVALPLAGAFVLGTGVPFLVYGLSNRLDTPMVASLLGAGALISLVFTALAFWLGLANEERARALGLALAIWLALTVVYDGLVLYFIVVAQAYPIEGAVIALSLLNPIDLSRILVLLQLDTAALMGYTGALFRTFLGSATGALVAIGALLAWVAAPVALGLLAFRRKNF, via the coding sequence ATGAACACGACCGTGAAGGTCATGAAGTACGCCTTCTTCGACCTGCTGCGCAGCCGCTGGATGCTCATCTATACCCTGTTCTTCCTGGCGGCGACGGGCGGCCTCCTCTACTTCGGCGACGACGCCGCCCAGGCGGCCCTCAGCTCGCTCAACCTGGTGCTGCTCGTCATCCCGCTCGTGTCGCTCATGCTCGGCATGAACCACTACTACTACACGCGCGACTTCGTGCAGCTGATCCTCACGCAACCCGTGTCGCGCCCCAGCGTGTTCGTGGGCCAGTACGCGGGCGTGGCTCTGCCGCTGGCGGGCGCCTTCGTGCTCGGCACGGGCGTGCCGTTCCTCGTCTACGGCCTGAGCAACCGCCTCGACACCCCCATGGTGGCGAGCCTCCTCGGCGCCGGCGCCCTCATCAGCCTCGTGTTCACGGCGCTGGCCTTCTGGCTCGGCCTGGCCAACGAGGAGCGCGCCCGCGCGCTCGGCCTGGCGCTCGCCATCTGGTTGGCGCTCACCGTCGTCTACGACGGGCTCGTCCTCTACTTCATCGTGGTGGCGCAGGCCTACCCGATCGAGGGCGCCGTCATCGCGCTGAGCCTCCTCAACCCCATCGACCTCTCGCGCATCCTCGTCCTGCTGCAGCTCGACACGGCCGCGCTCATGGGCTACACGGGGGCGCTCTTCCGAACGTTCCTCGGGAGCGCCACGGGCGCGCTCGTGGCGATCGGCGCGCTTCTCGCGTGGGTGGCGGCGCCCGTAGCGCTGGGGCTGCTGGCCTTCAGGCGAAAGAACTTCTAG
- a CDS encoding ABC transporter ATP-binding protein: MVTVDALNKSFGKLRVLKGVSARFEPGRVTAVIGPNASGKTTLMKSILGLVLPDAGTVTIGGEDVRNNPASRRRVGYMPQEPRFPDNLKVSELFAFVQDLRGEQPAGLAALIDRFELRPHLNKRLRVLSGGTKQKASAVLTFLFSPDVLLLDEPSAGLDPVASSRLKDLILEERERGVAIILTSHVMSELEELTDEVLFLLEGTVRYRGSLEAIREATGERRLERAIAKVMTGEVELSPEQAPRAEEHAA, from the coding sequence ATGGTCACCGTCGACGCCCTGAACAAGAGCTTCGGCAAGCTCCGAGTGCTCAAGGGGGTCAGCGCCAGGTTCGAACCGGGACGCGTCACGGCCGTCATCGGCCCGAACGCCTCCGGCAAGACCACCCTCATGAAGTCGATCCTCGGGCTGGTGTTGCCTGACGCCGGCACCGTCACGATAGGCGGGGAGGACGTCCGCAACAACCCCGCCTCCCGCAGGCGCGTCGGTTACATGCCGCAGGAGCCGCGCTTCCCCGACAACCTCAAGGTCAGCGAGCTGTTCGCGTTCGTGCAGGACCTGCGCGGCGAGCAGCCCGCCGGCCTGGCGGCCCTCATCGACCGCTTCGAGCTCAGGCCCCACCTCAACAAGAGGCTGCGGGTCCTGTCGGGCGGCACCAAGCAGAAGGCCAGCGCCGTCCTCACCTTCCTGTTCTCGCCCGACGTCCTCCTCCTGGACGAACCGAGCGCCGGCCTCGACCCGGTGGCCAGCAGCCGCCTCAAGGACCTCATCCTCGAGGAACGCGAGCGCGGCGTGGCCATCATCCTCACCTCGCACGTCATGAGCGAGCTGGAGGAGCTCACCGACGAGGTCCTCTTCCTGCTCGAGGGCACCGTGCGCTACCGCGGCAGCCTCGAGGCCATCCGCGAGGCCACCGGGGAACGCCGCCTGGAGCGCGCCATCGCCAAGGTGATGACGGGCGAGGTCGAGCTGAGTCCAGAGCAGGCGCCCCGCGCCGAGGAGCACGCCGCATGA